From Triticum urartu cultivar G1812 chromosome 2, Tu2.1, whole genome shotgun sequence, a single genomic window includes:
- the LOC125536381 gene encoding tRNA (guanosine(18)-2'-O)-methyltransferase produces the protein MASRTLSFSSLASAFAPFPARSRPRHPPLRLLGLHLTSGHLLRASTLSTAAAPAPDADADADADPYEGVDTVEHLLAPKPTSPGGGRMGRLMKMQRRADADGPAAGRGRWFPYLDAFRGAGGVEVTSQEVVDVLEPYILEPRRDRIRRAVQSRSYAVCLVVEGLTDFGNVSAAFRSADALGVQSVHVISCEDNKRYRDNRHVSMGAEKWLDIELWSSPAECFDALKKRGYRIACTSLGSDSVSVYDMDWSHPTAIVVGNETMGISDVALKLSDMHCSVPMKGMVDSFNVSVAAGILMHHAVYDRVSRLGQNGDLTSEENRILLAEFYLRHRESTATVIHEYAKRKANNLVAKL, from the exons ATGGCCTCTAGAACGCTATCCTTCTCCTCGCTGGCCTCCGCCTTCGCCCCCTTCCCGGCGCGCTCCAGACCCCGGCACCCTCCCCTCCGCCTCCTCGGCCTCCACCTCACctccgggcatctcctccgcgccTCCACCCTCTCCACCGCCGCTGCCCCCGCCCCTGATGCGGACGCGGACGCGGACGCCGACCCCTACGAGGGCGTCGACACCGTCGAGCATCTCCTCGCCCCAAAGCCCACCTCCCCGGGCGGCGGTCGGATGGGCCGGCTCATGAAGATGCAGCGCCGCGCCGACGCCGACGGcccggcggcggggcggggcagGTGGTTCCCTTACCTGGACGCGTTCCGGGGAGCGGGGGGCGTGGAGGTGACCAGCCAGGAGGTGGTGGACGTGCTGGAGCCGTACATCCTCGAGCCGCGGCGGGACCGGATCCGCCGCGCCGTCCAGAGCAGGAGCTACGCCGTCTGCCTGGTCGTCGAGGGCCTCACCGACTTTGGGAACGTCTCCGCGGCGTTCCGCTCCGCCGACGCGCTCGGCGTGCAGTCCGTGCACGTCATCTCCTGCGAGGACAACAAAAG GTATAGAGACAACCGGCACGTGAGCATGGGTGCCGAGAAATGGCTTGACATCGAGCTATGGAGCTCACCTGCAGAATGTTTTGATGCTTTGAAAAAGCGTGGTTATCGCATTGCATGTACTAGTTTGGGAAGTGATTCG GTTTCTGTGTATGACATGGATTGGTCTCATCCAACGGCTATCGTTGTGGGCAATGAGACTAT GGGTATTAGCGACGTCGCTCTGAAGTTGTCGGACATGCACTGTAGTGTTCCAATGAAAGGCATGGTGGATTCTTTTAATGTATCTGTTGCAGCTGGAATCCTTATGCACCATGCTGTTTATGATAGAGTTTCTCGCCTT GGTCAGAATGGCGATCTCACGTCTGAAGAAAATAGAATATTGCTGGCAGAGTTCTATCTGCGTCATCGAGAGAGCACAGCTACGGTCATTCATGAATATGCCAAAAGGAAGGCAAATAATTTGGTGGCCAAACTTTGA